The following proteins are encoded in a genomic region of Corylus avellana chromosome ca4, CavTom2PMs-1.0:
- the LOC132177844 gene encoding 2-methylene-furan-3-one reductase-like codes for MLTSTASQLRTFHSLSPQQPNPLSPFRFSLTFRENRKKTTSTTTSPTSLAQTRVPTLPLRVSANSQAAPASTDASKLSPVPSEMKAWVYGEYGGVDVLKLDSKVSVPEVKEDQVLIKVVAAALNPVDFKRRQGKFKATDSPLPTVPGYDVAGVVVKVGSQVKDLKVGDEVYGDINEKALEGPNQFGSLAEYTAVEEKLLAPKPKNLDFVQAAALPLAIETAYEGLERTGFSAGKSILVLNGAGGVGSLVIQLAKQVFGASRVAATSSTGKLELLKSLGADLAIDYTKENFEDLTEKFDVVYDAIGQCDKAVKVVKEGGSVVALTGAVTPPGFRFVVTSNGAVLRKLNPFLESGKVKAVIDPKGPFPFTQIVEAFSYIETNRATGKVVIHPIP; via the exons ATGCTCACATCCACAGCTTCTCAACTCAGAACCTTCCACTCTCTCTCACCACAACAACCAAACCCACTTTCTCCCTTCAGATTTTCCCTCACTTTCCGAGAAAATAGGAAGAAAACCACTTCCACCACCACCAGCCCTACTTCTCTCGCCCAAACCCGGGTTCCTACGCTCCCTCTCAGAGTCTCTGCTAATTCCCAAGCTGCGCCTGCTTCTACTGATGCGTCTAAGCTGTCCCCCGTACCCTCTGAAATGAAGGCGTGGGTATATGGGGAATACGGCGGTGTGGATGTTTTGAAGCTTGACTCCAAGGTGTCGGTGCCGGAAGTGAAGGAGGATCAGGTTCTGATCAAGGTTGTCGCGGCGGCACTTAACCCTGTCGATTTTAAGAGGAGGCAGGGGAAGTTCAAGGCCACTGATTCACCTCTTCCG ACTGTTCCAGGCTATGATGTTGCTGGTGTGGTGGTAAAAGTAGGCAGTCAAGTAAAGGACCTAAAAGTGGGGGATGAAGTATATGGAGACATAAATGAGAAAGCATTGGAAGGGCCTAACCAGTTTGGCTCTCTTGCGGAATACACAGCCGTTGAGGAAAAATTATTGGCTCCAAAGCCAAAGAATCTGGATTTTGTTCAGGCTGCTGCGCTACCTCTTGCAATCGAGACTGCCTACGAGGGTCTAGAAAGGACAGGGTTTTCTGCTGGTAAATCTATTCTTGTGTTGAATGGTGCTGGTGGAGTTGGAAGCTTGGTAATTCAG CTAGCAAAACAAGTATTCGGTGCTTCAAGAGTTGCAGCCACTTCAAGCACTGGGAAATTGGAGTTGTTGAAGAGCTTGGGTGCTGATTTGGCTATTGATTACACCAAGGAGAACTTTGAAGATTTGACAGAAAAGTTTGATGTTGTCTATGATGCTATTG GGCAGTGTGATAAGGCAGTGAAGGTAGTGAAAGAAGGGGGCAGCGTTGTGGCCCTAACCGGTGCTGTCACCCCTCCTGGCTTCAGATTTGTGGTCACTTCCAATGGAGCTGTTCTGAGAAAACTGAACCCATTTTTAGAGAGTGGAAAGGTGAAGGCGGTTATTGACCCCAAGGGGCCATTTCCATTCACCCAGATTGTGGAGGCTTTCTCATATATTGAGACAAACAGAGCAACTGGAAAGGTAGTCATACACCCAATTCCATGA